Proteins encoded together in one Variovorax paradoxus window:
- a CDS encoding 3-deoxy-7-phosphoheptulonate synthase: MSTNTAPASDSWYASVEKTSKTDDERIKDINVLPPPEHLIRFFPIRGTPVETLIEGTRRNIHNIMAGKDDRLLVIMGPCSIHDPAAALEYARRLKVEREKYAGTLEIVMRVYFEKPRTTVGWKGLINDPYLDESYRIDEGLRIARQLLIDINRLGLPAGSEFLDVISPQYIGDLIAWGAIGARTTESQVHRELASGLSAPIGFKNGTDGNIRIATDAIQAAARGHHFLSVHKNGQVAIVQTNGNRDCHVILRGGKAPNYDAASVEAACKDLEAAKLPPTLMVDCSHANSSKQHQKQIDVAKDIANQIAGGSNRVFGVMVESHLQAGAQKFTPGKDQIAGLEYGKSITDACLGWDDSVQVLDVLSQAVKQRRG; this comes from the coding sequence ATGAGCACGAACACTGCCCCCGCCAGCGACAGCTGGTATGCGAGCGTCGAAAAAACCAGCAAGACCGACGACGAACGCATCAAGGACATCAACGTGCTGCCCCCTCCCGAACATCTGATCCGCTTCTTTCCGATTCGCGGCACGCCGGTCGAAACGCTGATCGAGGGCACGCGCCGCAACATCCACAACATCATGGCGGGCAAGGACGACAGGCTGCTGGTGATCATGGGGCCGTGCTCGATCCATGACCCCGCCGCCGCGCTCGAATACGCCCGCCGCCTGAAGGTGGAGCGCGAAAAGTACGCCGGCACGCTGGAAATCGTCATGCGCGTGTACTTCGAGAAGCCGCGCACCACGGTGGGCTGGAAGGGCCTCATCAACGATCCGTACCTGGACGAAAGCTACCGCATCGACGAGGGCCTGCGCATTGCGCGCCAGCTGCTCATCGACATCAACCGGCTCGGCCTGCCGGCGGGCAGCGAGTTTCTCGACGTGATTTCGCCGCAGTACATCGGCGACCTGATCGCCTGGGGCGCCATCGGCGCGCGCACCACCGAAAGCCAGGTGCACCGCGAACTGGCCTCGGGTCTCTCCGCGCCCATCGGCTTCAAGAACGGCACCGACGGGAACATCCGCATCGCCACCGACGCCATCCAGGCGGCGGCGCGCGGCCACCACTTTCTCTCGGTGCACAAGAACGGCCAGGTGGCCATCGTGCAGACCAACGGCAACCGCGACTGCCACGTTATCCTGCGCGGCGGCAAGGCGCCGAACTACGACGCCGCGAGCGTCGAGGCCGCCTGCAAGGACCTCGAAGCCGCCAAGCTGCCGCCCACGCTCATGGTCGACTGCAGCCACGCCAACAGTTCCAAGCAGCACCAGAAGCAGATCGACGTGGCCAAGGACATCGCCAACCAGATCGCGGGCGGATCGAACCGCGTGTTCGGCGTGATGGTCGAGAGCCACCTGCAAGCCGGCGCCCAGAAGTTCACGCCAGGCAAGGACCAGATCGCGGGCCTCGAATACGGCAAGAGCATTACCGATGCGTGCCTGGGCTGGGACGATTCGGTGCAGGTGCTCGACGTGCTTTCACAGGCAGTCAAGCAGCGCCGCGGGTAA
- a CDS encoding cupin domain-containing protein gives MTAMRARELIESLKLQPHPEGGWYSEVFRSAASVVPTDGRAPRSALTSIYFLLEAGQHSRWHRVLSDEVWVHLEGVPLALWTCDAAMRTAPAHVRLGPVDAHGTRPQHVVPAGQWQAARPIQGHTSGDYTLVACMVGPGFDFADFSMVPPDSDEATAMRNHWPELAGML, from the coding sequence ATGACTGCCATGCGCGCCCGCGAACTGATCGAGAGCCTGAAGCTGCAGCCCCACCCCGAGGGCGGCTGGTACAGCGAGGTGTTCCGTTCGGCCGCGAGCGTGGTTCCCACCGATGGCCGCGCGCCGCGCAGCGCGCTCACCAGCATCTACTTTCTGCTGGAGGCCGGCCAGCATTCGCGCTGGCACCGGGTGCTGTCCGACGAAGTGTGGGTACACCTTGAAGGCGTGCCGCTGGCACTGTGGACGTGCGATGCCGCCATGCGCACCGCGCCGGCGCACGTGCGGCTGGGGCCGGTCGACGCACACGGCACGCGCCCGCAGCACGTGGTGCCGGCAGGCCAGTGGCAAGCCGCCCGGCCGATCCAGGGCCACACGAGCGGCGACTACACGCTGGTCGCGTGCATGGTGGGGCCGGGCTTCGACTTTGCCGATTTTTCAATGGTGCCGCCGGACAGCGATGAAGCCACCGCCATGCGAAACCACTGGCCCGAGCTGGCCGGGATGCTCTGA
- the mpl gene encoding UDP-N-acetylmuramate:L-alanyl-gamma-D-glutamyl-meso-diaminopimelate ligase, translating into MHIHILGICGTFMGGLAALAREAGHRVTGCDAGVYPPMSDQLRSLGIDLIEGFGADQLALSPDMFVVGNVVSRARLPDGSPKFPLMEAILDAGKPYTSGPQWLAEHVLLGRHVLAVAGTHGKTTTTSMLAWVLEQGGKAPGFLVGGVPLDFGVSARLGDGPAFVIEADEYDTAFFDKRSKFVHYRPRTAILNNLEFDHADIFDDLAAIERQFHHLVRTVPGSGRLVVNATEESLQRVLSQGCWSGLARFGAGGEWQARGTHDAFDVLYRGEPVGRVEWELSGLHNQMNALAAIAAAEHVGVAPADAAKALGSFRNVRRRMELRGTVERSGGAITVYDDFAHHPTAIRTTLDGLRKKLDEAGKQGERILAAFEPRSNTMKLGVMAAQLPWSLEAADLSFCHTAGLDWDAAAALAPMGGRAQVADAVEPLVAQIVAAARPGDHIVCMSNGGFGGVHDKLLAALRAAAAP; encoded by the coding sequence ATGCACATTCATATTCTTGGCATCTGCGGCACGTTCATGGGCGGATTGGCCGCCCTGGCGCGCGAAGCGGGCCACCGGGTCACGGGCTGCGACGCCGGCGTGTACCCGCCCATGAGCGACCAGCTCCGGTCGCTCGGCATCGACCTGATCGAAGGCTTCGGTGCCGACCAGCTGGCACTTTCACCCGACATGTTCGTGGTCGGCAATGTGGTTTCGAGGGCCCGGCTGCCCGATGGCAGCCCCAAGTTTCCGCTGATGGAAGCCATCCTCGATGCCGGCAAGCCTTACACCAGCGGCCCGCAGTGGCTCGCCGAGCATGTGCTGCTGGGCCGCCACGTGCTTGCCGTGGCCGGAACCCATGGCAAGACCACCACCACGTCGATGCTGGCCTGGGTTCTCGAGCAGGGCGGCAAGGCCCCCGGCTTTCTGGTGGGCGGCGTTCCGCTCGACTTTGGCGTGTCTGCACGGCTTGGCGACGGACCGGCATTCGTCATCGAGGCGGACGAGTACGACACCGCCTTTTTCGACAAGCGCAGCAAGTTCGTGCACTACCGACCGCGCACGGCCATTCTCAACAACCTGGAATTCGATCACGCGGACATCTTCGACGACCTTGCCGCCATCGAACGGCAGTTCCATCACCTCGTTCGCACGGTGCCCGGCAGCGGCCGGCTTGTGGTGAACGCCACCGAAGAGAGCTTGCAGCGCGTGCTGAGCCAAGGCTGCTGGAGCGGGCTCGCCCGCTTTGGCGCTGGCGGTGAATGGCAGGCGCGCGGCACGCACGACGCCTTCGACGTGCTGTACCGGGGCGAGCCCGTGGGCCGCGTTGAATGGGAGCTTTCGGGCCTGCACAACCAGATGAACGCACTGGCCGCGATAGCCGCGGCCGAGCATGTGGGCGTTGCGCCGGCCGATGCCGCCAAGGCACTCGGCAGTTTTCGCAACGTGCGCCGACGCATGGAGTTGCGCGGCACGGTCGAGCGCAGCGGCGGCGCAATCACCGTCTACGACGACTTCGCCCATCACCCGACCGCCATCCGCACCACGCTCGACGGCTTGCGCAAAAAGCTCGACGAGGCCGGCAAGCAAGGCGAGCGCATCCTCGCGGCCTTCGAACCGCGCAGCAACACAATGAAGCTCGGCGTGATGGCAGCGCAGTTGCCGTGGAGCCTGGAAGCGGCCGACCTGTCCTTCTGCCACACCGCCGGGCTCGACTGGGACGCCGCCGCGGCCTTGGCCCCGATGGGCGGCCGCGCGCAGGTAGCCGATGCCGTCGAGCCGCTGGTCGCGCAGATCGTTGCCGCGGCGCGGCCTGGCGATCACATCGTCTGCATGAGCAACGGCGGCTTCGGCGGCGTGCACGACAAGTTGCTTGCAGCACTCCGCGCCGCGGCGGCACCATGA
- a CDS encoding TlpA family protein disulfide reductase yields the protein MISSPTRRRLMYGGVAVAAAAAGLGGAWWRERGSGSKGEALDAAFWAQRFDRPEGGELEFSKLRGKPLLLNFWATWCPPCVEEMPMIDRFFRESSGNGWQVVGLAIDQPSAVRKFLQKTPVSYPVGLAGLQGTELVKSLGNTAGGLPFTLVLSGDGTVAARKMGKLEPADLDGWRRELVHG from the coding sequence ATGATTTCTTCGCCCACACGGCGGCGCCTCATGTATGGCGGCGTGGCGGTTGCGGCTGCAGCGGCGGGCCTGGGCGGCGCATGGTGGCGTGAGCGCGGGAGCGGCAGCAAGGGCGAAGCTCTCGACGCGGCTTTCTGGGCACAGCGTTTCGACCGCCCGGAAGGCGGCGAACTGGAGTTTTCCAAGCTTCGCGGCAAGCCGCTGCTGCTGAACTTCTGGGCGACCTGGTGTCCGCCGTGCGTAGAAGAAATGCCGATGATCGACCGCTTCTTCCGCGAAAGTAGCGGCAACGGATGGCAAGTCGTAGGCTTGGCTATCGATCAGCCGAGCGCCGTGCGCAAGTTCCTCCAGAAAACGCCGGTCAGTTACCCGGTCGGATTGGCCGGTTTGCAGGGCACGGAACTGGTAAAAAGCCTGGGCAACACAGCAGGCGGCCTGCCGTTCACGCTGGTCTTGAGCGGGGACGGTACTGTCGCGGCTCGTAAAATGGGCAAGCTTGAGCCCGCCGATCTGGACGGTTGGCGGCGTGAACTCGTTCACGGTTAG
- the accB gene encoding acetyl-CoA carboxylase biotin carboxyl carrier protein, translating into MDLRKLKTLIDLVSESNISELEITETEGKVRIVKGGGAAPVQYVQTVAAPAAAAPAAGAPAAPALASAPAAEAAPTGHAVKSPMVGTFYRSSSPGAPAFVEVGSKVNEGDTVCIIEAMKILNEIEADKSGTITQILGENGQAVEYGQPLFIIE; encoded by the coding sequence ATGGATCTGCGCAAACTGAAGACACTGATCGACTTGGTGTCTGAATCCAATATTTCCGAACTGGAAATCACCGAAACCGAAGGCAAGGTTCGCATCGTCAAAGGCGGCGGCGCTGCCCCGGTGCAATATGTACAGACCGTGGCGGCACCTGCTGCTGCCGCTCCCGCAGCCGGTGCTCCGGCAGCGCCTGCGCTTGCCAGCGCACCGGCCGCCGAAGCCGCGCCCACGGGCCACGCAGTCAAGTCGCCCATGGTCGGGACCTTCTATCGGTCGTCCAGCCCCGGCGCACCGGCGTTCGTCGAAGTCGGCAGCAAGGTCAACGAGGGCGACACGGTCTGCATCATCGAAGCGATGAAGATCCTCAACGAAATCGAAGCGGACAAGTCCGGCACGATCACCCAGATCCTCGGCGAAAACGGTCAGGCAGTCGAATACGGCCAGCCGCTGTTCATCATCGAGTGA
- the accC gene encoding acetyl-CoA carboxylase biotin carboxylase subunit — MFKKILVANRGEIALRIQRACSELGIKAVMVYSEADRDAKYVKLAQEAVCIGPAPSSLSYLNMPAIISAAEVTDAEAIHPGYGFLSENANFAERVEQSGFQFIGPTPDNIRTMGDKVSAKQAMIKAGVPCVPGSEGELSDDAATNKRIARAIGYPVIIKAAGGGGGRGMRVVHTEAALVNAIQMTKAEAGAAFNNPAVYMEKFLQNPRHVEIQILADKHKNAVYLGERDCSMQRRHQKVIEESPAPGIPRKLIEKIGERCAAACKKIGYRGAGTFEFLYENGEFYFIEMNTRVQVEHPVTEFTTGIDIVKTQIMVAAGEKLPFTQRQIEMRGHAIECRINAEDAWKFTPSPGRITMWHPPGGPGVRVDSHAYTNYFVPPNYDSMIGKIIVYGDTREQAMARMRTALNETVIEGIQTNIPLHRELMVDAKFMSGGTNIHYLEEWLAAHKR, encoded by the coding sequence ATGTTCAAGAAGATCCTGGTTGCAAACCGGGGGGAAATCGCCCTCCGGATCCAGCGCGCCTGCAGCGAGCTCGGCATCAAGGCCGTGATGGTCTATTCCGAAGCGGACCGCGACGCAAAGTACGTCAAGCTGGCGCAAGAAGCCGTGTGCATCGGCCCGGCACCGTCGTCGCTGAGCTACCTCAACATGCCGGCGATCATCTCGGCGGCCGAGGTCACCGACGCCGAAGCGATTCACCCCGGCTACGGTTTCCTGAGCGAAAACGCCAACTTCGCCGAGCGCGTGGAGCAAAGCGGTTTCCAGTTCATCGGCCCGACGCCCGACAACATCCGCACGATGGGTGACAAGGTCTCGGCCAAGCAGGCCATGATCAAGGCCGGCGTGCCTTGCGTGCCCGGCTCCGAGGGCGAGCTGTCCGACGACGCCGCCACCAACAAGCGCATTGCGCGGGCCATCGGCTATCCGGTCATCATCAAGGCCGCGGGCGGCGGCGGCGGCCGCGGCATGCGCGTGGTGCACACCGAAGCGGCACTGGTCAACGCGATCCAGATGACCAAGGCGGAAGCCGGCGCTGCTTTCAACAATCCGGCCGTGTACATGGAGAAGTTTCTCCAGAATCCGCGCCACGTTGAAATCCAGATCCTGGCCGACAAGCACAAGAACGCGGTCTACCTGGGCGAGCGCGACTGCTCCATGCAGCGGCGCCACCAGAAGGTGATCGAGGAATCGCCGGCGCCCGGCATTCCGCGCAAGCTGATCGAGAAGATCGGCGAGCGCTGCGCGGCGGCCTGCAAGAAAATCGGCTACCGCGGCGCCGGCACTTTCGAGTTCCTGTACGAAAACGGCGAGTTCTATTTCATCGAAATGAACACGCGCGTGCAGGTGGAGCACCCGGTGACCGAGTTCACCACCGGCATCGACATCGTGAAGACGCAGATCATGGTGGCGGCGGGCGAAAAGCTGCCGTTCACCCAGCGCCAGATCGAAATGCGCGGCCACGCGATCGAGTGCCGCATCAACGCCGAAGACGCCTGGAAGTTCACGCCGTCGCCGGGCCGCATCACCATGTGGCACCCGCCGGGCGGCCCCGGGGTTCGCGTGGATTCGCATGCGTACACCAACTACTTCGTCCCGCCCAACTACGACTCCATGATCGGCAAGATCATTGTGTATGGCGACACGCGCGAGCAGGCCATGGCGCGCATGCGCACGGCGCTGAACGAAACCGTGATCGAAGGCATCCAGACCAACATTCCGCTTCACCGCGAACTGATGGTCGACGCCAAGTTCATGAGCGGCGGCACTAACATCCACTATTTGGAAGAGTGGCTGGCGGCGCACAAGCGCTGA
- the prmA gene encoding 50S ribosomal protein L11 methyltransferase: protein MFELRLMAPEDRVEMLSDALDALDALSVSVEDADAQTDAEQALFGEPGMPPPKEGWQRSRVIALFADEALAKEAASVLALQDFFEGCALLGVAPVPDQDWVRLTQSQFAPVEITPEFWIVPTWHEPPEQARQLIRLDPGLAFGTGTHPTTRMCLRWIAKQGEGAFSDQRVLDYGCGSGILAIGAAKFGAIDIDAVDIDEAAVSSTRLNAEANGVRLNAGLPEAAKGNYNTVLANILATPLKVLAPLLRSHVAPGGSLVLAGILERQADELKQAYAPYAALEVSDSEDGWILMTARC from the coding sequence ATGTTTGAACTTCGCCTGATGGCGCCGGAAGACCGGGTCGAAATGCTCAGCGACGCGCTCGACGCACTCGACGCGCTGAGCGTGTCGGTGGAAGATGCCGACGCGCAGACCGATGCCGAGCAGGCGCTGTTCGGCGAGCCCGGCATGCCGCCGCCCAAGGAGGGCTGGCAGCGGTCGCGCGTCATCGCGCTGTTCGCCGACGAAGCACTGGCCAAAGAGGCTGCGTCGGTGCTCGCGCTGCAGGACTTCTTCGAAGGCTGCGCGCTGCTCGGCGTGGCGCCGGTGCCCGACCAAGACTGGGTGCGGCTCACGCAGTCGCAATTCGCGCCGGTCGAGATCACGCCCGAATTCTGGATCGTGCCCACCTGGCATGAGCCGCCCGAGCAAGCCAGGCAGTTGATCAGGCTCGACCCGGGGCTCGCCTTCGGTACCGGGACGCATCCCACCACGCGCATGTGCCTGCGCTGGATCGCGAAGCAGGGCGAAGGTGCATTCAGCGACCAGCGCGTGCTCGACTACGGCTGCGGCTCAGGCATTCTTGCCATTGGCGCGGCAAAGTTCGGCGCAATCGATATCGATGCCGTCGACATCGACGAGGCCGCCGTCTCGTCGACACGCCTCAATGCCGAAGCCAATGGCGTGCGTCTGAATGCCGGCCTGCCGGAAGCGGCCAAGGGCAACTACAACACGGTGCTGGCCAACATCCTCGCGACGCCGCTCAAGGTGCTTGCGCCCTTGCTGCGCAGCCACGTGGCGCCGGGCGGGTCGCTTGTGCTCGCCGGCATTCTCGAGCGGCAGGCCGACGAGCTGAAGCAGGCCTATGCGCCCTATGCCGCGCTCGAGGTGAGCGACAGCGAGGACGGCTGGATCCTGATGACGGCTCGCTGCTGA
- a CDS encoding zinc-ribbon and DUF3426 domain-containing protein has product MSLVTRCPACATTFKVVRDQLRISDGWVRCGRCSNVFDATLDLHEAPDGVPGPAATPPPPTEPSAKAEAEFASESSHTAEDADFFDDEPEHIEPSDAVPSSPPEETDELLPPAPLPETRPAPGNAPSPAAATPSATAFVLPAHGIIADELWSDFEANEPEWRPPASSLPPFPNIDLNLAAPPSPPPPPPPPLPALRIKAREMAASASVEDEKHEAAQDRDQVQMQKALRRARIKSAKIASAKARDERSAAKAAGSMVREASEPDADSGPLPLPAPIHEAEDSDRAPFSGDEKVDRGTEGFWQRGVVRFALWFLAVLAVLLFAVQVLHHERDGIVARQPNLRPAFAAMCRFTGCELMALRQIGDIVIEGAAFAREKTGNNDYRLSFTLRNGAMVPLAMPAIELSLLDTQERAVVRRVLTASDYGAPAVLAARSDQAASLPLTLSATESATLPPIAGYRVEAFYP; this is encoded by the coding sequence ATGAGCCTTGTCACGCGTTGCCCCGCCTGTGCCACCACCTTCAAGGTGGTGCGCGACCAGCTTCGCATCTCGGATGGCTGGGTGCGTTGCGGCCGCTGCAGCAATGTCTTCGACGCCACGCTCGATCTGCACGAGGCGCCAGACGGCGTCCCGGGTCCGGCAGCTACACCTCCGCCTCCAACGGAGCCTTCCGCAAAGGCCGAAGCGGAGTTCGCGTCGGAGTCTTCGCATACCGCGGAAGACGCGGACTTCTTCGACGACGAACCTGAGCATATTGAACCGTCGGACGCTGTCCCTTCGTCGCCGCCGGAAGAGACTGACGAGCTTCTGCCGCCGGCACCGCTTCCCGAGACCAGGCCCGCACCTGGGAATGCGCCAAGTCCCGCAGCCGCCACGCCGTCCGCAACGGCCTTCGTCCTGCCCGCGCACGGAATCATTGCCGACGAACTGTGGTCCGACTTCGAAGCCAATGAGCCCGAATGGCGGCCTCCGGCAAGTTCGCTGCCGCCGTTTCCGAACATCGACCTGAATCTTGCGGCACCGCCTTCGCCGCCGCCACCACCGCCGCCTCCATTGCCGGCCTTGCGCATCAAGGCCCGCGAAATGGCGGCGTCTGCCAGCGTCGAAGACGAAAAGCACGAGGCCGCACAGGACCGCGACCAGGTGCAGATGCAAAAGGCGCTGCGCCGGGCTCGCATCAAGTCGGCCAAGATCGCGAGTGCCAAGGCGCGCGACGAACGCAGCGCCGCAAAGGCGGCGGGCTCGATGGTGCGAGAGGCGAGCGAACCCGATGCGGATTCGGGTCCCTTGCCGCTCCCTGCGCCGATTCACGAAGCAGAGGACTCGGACAGGGCTCCTTTCTCCGGTGACGAGAAGGTGGACCGTGGCACCGAAGGGTTCTGGCAGCGCGGCGTCGTGCGATTCGCGCTTTGGTTCTTGGCCGTGCTGGCAGTCCTGCTGTTCGCAGTGCAAGTGTTGCATCACGAGCGCGACGGCATCGTGGCCCGCCAACCGAACCTGCGCCCGGCGTTTGCTGCGATGTGCCGGTTCACCGGCTGCGAGCTCATGGCGTTGCGCCAGATCGGCGACATCGTGATCGAAGGCGCGGCCTTCGCGCGCGAGAAAACCGGCAACAACGACTACCGGCTCAGCTTTACCTTGCGCAATGGCGCGATGGTTCCGCTGGCCATGCCGGCCATCGAGCTTTCGCTGCTCGATACCCAGGAGCGGGCAGTGGTGCGCCGCGTACTCACGGCTTCGGACTACGGTGCGCCGGCGGTGCTCGCGGCGCGTTCCGATCAGGCCGCGTCGCTCCCGCTCACGCTGTCGGCAACGGAGTCGGCAACGCTGCCGCCCATTGCCGGCTACCGCGTGGAAGCGTTCTATCCTTAG
- a CDS encoding carbohydrate kinase family protein: MAAVICGSLAFDTIMTFEGRFADQILPDQLHILNVSFLVPGLRRDFGGCAGNIAYSLNALGGTALPMATLGSDGADYLERLRTLGISTEFVRQQGDTFTAQAMIMNDVDNNQITAFHPGAMQQAHLTKIAAREDIRVGIIAPDGREAMLQHAEQFAAAGIPFVFDPGQGLPMFDGEALKHFIDLASWVVVNDYEGKMLSQRTGWGLAEISKRVRGLVVTLAAEGCEVWTDGEREHVPGVTPTAVVEPTGCGDAWRGALLFGLEKEWPLAQCAALGNRIGALKIAQRGPQNYQIDKKALGL; encoded by the coding sequence ATGGCAGCAGTGATTTGCGGTTCCCTCGCGTTCGACACCATCATGACTTTCGAGGGCCGGTTTGCCGACCAGATCCTTCCGGACCAGCTGCACATTCTCAATGTGTCGTTCCTGGTGCCGGGCCTGCGGCGTGACTTTGGGGGCTGTGCCGGCAACATCGCCTACAGCCTCAACGCGCTGGGCGGCACGGCATTGCCGATGGCCACGCTCGGAAGCGACGGAGCCGACTACCTGGAGCGCCTGCGTACGCTGGGCATCAGCACCGAGTTCGTGCGCCAGCAGGGCGACACCTTCACCGCGCAGGCGATGATCATGAACGACGTCGACAACAACCAGATCACGGCGTTTCATCCCGGTGCAATGCAGCAGGCGCATCTCACGAAGATCGCCGCCCGCGAAGACATCCGCGTCGGCATCATCGCGCCCGACGGCCGCGAAGCGATGCTGCAGCATGCCGAGCAATTCGCCGCCGCCGGCATTCCGTTCGTGTTCGATCCGGGCCAGGGCCTGCCGATGTTCGATGGCGAGGCGCTCAAGCACTTCATCGACCTGGCAAGCTGGGTGGTCGTCAACGACTACGAGGGAAAGATGCTCTCGCAGCGCACCGGCTGGGGCCTGGCCGAAATTTCCAAGCGCGTGCGCGGCCTGGTCGTTACCTTGGCGGCCGAAGGCTGCGAGGTGTGGACCGACGGTGAGCGCGAGCACGTGCCGGGTGTGACGCCGACCGCGGTGGTCGAACCCACCGGCTGCGGCGATGCATGGCGCGGCGCGCTGCTTTTCGGTCTGGAAAAGGAATGGCCGCTTGCGCAGTGCGCGGCACTTGGCAACCGCATCGGTGCGCTCAAGATCGCGCAGCGCGGGCCTCAGAACTATCAGATCGACAAGAAGGCGCTGGGCCTCTGA
- a CDS encoding histone H1-like DNA-binding protein — MATAKKAPAKKAAAKKAPAKKVAAAKKAPAKKVAAKKAPAKKVAAKKVAAKKAPAKKVAAKKAAPAKKAAAKKAPAKKAAAKKAPAKKAAAKKAPAKKAAAKKAPAKKAAAKKAPAKKAAAKKAAKKPAAKPAAAAKKPAAKKAAKAAPAAAPAPAAQTTLNPQAAWPFPTASKP, encoded by the coding sequence ATGGCAACTGCAAAGAAAGCGCCGGCTAAGAAAGCCGCTGCAAAGAAGGCTCCGGCAAAGAAGGTCGCGGCCGCTAAGAAGGCTCCCGCCAAGAAGGTAGCAGCGAAGAAGGCGCCGGCCAAGAAGGTCGCTGCCAAGAAGGTAGCCGCCAAGAAGGCGCCTGCGAAGAAGGTAGCCGCCAAGAAGGCAGCTCCGGCAAAGAAGGCCGCTGCCAAGAAGGCTCCGGCGAAGAAGGCCGCAGCGAAGAAGGCTCCTGCCAAGAAGGCGGCGGCGAAGAAGGCTCCGGCGAAGAAGGCCGCTGCCAAGAAGGCCCCTGCGAAGAAGGCTGCCGCCAAGAAGGCTCCTGCCAAAAAGGCTGCGGCCAAGAAAGCCGCGAAAAAGCCCGCTGCCAAGCCTGCCGCTGCTGCCAAGAAGCCTGCTGCGAAGAAGGCCGCAAAGGCAGCACCTGCCGCAGCGCCTGCTCCTGCTGCGCAAACGACGCTGAACCCGCAGGCAGCCTGGCCGTTTCCGACGGCCAGCAAGCCCTGA
- a CDS encoding ribonucleotide-diphosphate reductase subunit beta — MLTWDEEVKPSLPKDMQQGLQQHHASTSGLPAGRPVDAPTSSIAQPTAPVAAQRVKASDKRIINGQTDVNQLVPFKYKWAWEKYLATCANHWMPQEVNMTRDIALWKDPNGLTEDERRIVKRNLGFFVTADSLAANNIVLGTYRHITAPECRQFLLRQAFEEAIHTHAYQYIVESLGLDESEIFNAYNEVPSIREKDQFLIPFIDAISDPHFKTGTHETDQTLLKSLIVFACLMEGLFFYVGFTQILALGRQNKMTGAAEQYQYILRDESMHCNFGIDLINQLKLENPGLWTPEFKAEIKALFMKAVELEYKYAEDTMPRGVLGMNASMFKGYLRYIANRRAQQIGLETLFPNEENPFPWMSEMIDLKKERNFFETRVIEYQSGGALSWD; from the coding sequence ATGTTGACCTGGGACGAAGAAGTCAAGCCCTCCTTACCAAAGGATATGCAACAAGGATTGCAGCAACACCACGCATCGACCAGCGGCTTGCCCGCAGGCCGACCGGTGGACGCTCCGACTTCGTCGATTGCACAACCCACGGCCCCCGTCGCAGCGCAGCGCGTCAAGGCTTCCGACAAGCGCATCATCAACGGCCAGACCGACGTCAACCAGCTGGTGCCGTTCAAGTACAAGTGGGCCTGGGAAAAATACCTCGCCACTTGCGCCAACCACTGGATGCCGCAAGAAGTGAACATGACGCGCGACATCGCGTTGTGGAAAGACCCCAACGGCCTGACCGAAGACGAGCGCCGCATCGTCAAGCGCAACCTCGGCTTCTTCGTGACCGCTGACTCGCTGGCCGCCAACAACATCGTGCTGGGCACCTATCGCCACATCACGGCGCCCGAGTGCCGCCAGTTCCTGCTGCGCCAGGCTTTCGAGGAAGCGATCCACACGCACGCGTACCAGTACATCGTCGAGTCGCTCGGCCTGGACGAGAGCGAGATCTTCAACGCCTACAACGAAGTGCCGTCGATCCGCGAGAAGGACCAGTTCCTGATCCCGTTCATCGACGCCATCAGCGACCCGCACTTCAAGACCGGCACGCACGAAACCGACCAGACGCTGCTCAAGTCGCTCATCGTGTTCGCCTGCCTGATGGAAGGTCTCTTCTTCTACGTCGGCTTCACGCAAATCCTTGCGCTGGGCCGCCAGAACAAGATGACCGGCGCCGCCGAGCAGTACCAGTACATCCTGCGCGACGAGTCGATGCACTGCAATTTCGGCATCGACCTGATCAACCAGCTCAAGCTCGAGAACCCCGGCCTCTGGACTCCCGAGTTCAAGGCCGAGATCAAGGCCCTCTTCATGAAGGCCGTCGAGCTCGAGTACAAATACGCCGAAGACACCATGCCGCGCGGTGTGCTCGGCATGAACGCCTCCATGTTCAAGGGCTACCTGCGCTACATTGCCAACCGGCGTGCACAGCAGATCGGCCTCGAAACGCTCTTCCCGAACGAGGAAAACCCGTTCCCCTGGATGAGCGAAATGATTGACCTGAAGAAAGAGCGCAATTTCTTTGAGACCCGCGTGATCGAGTACCAGTCGGGTGGCGCGCTCTCCTGGGATTGA